In Sphingobacterium sp. SRCM116780, the genomic stretch GGAAAATTATTATTCAAAAAGATCAAATTCTTTTCCAATCTTTTGCTCGTATCTACCGTTTAAAAAATAAAAAAGTAACCACCTTATTGGGAAATGGTCAACCTTTTTTGTTTATCCATCATGCGAATGATAAAGTGTTCATTGAAAAAATACCAGATGGCCTATTCGAATTACAGGGAGATCAGTTTATTCCTGTACAGGGAAAAGAACTCCTCGCAAACCAACATATTTTAAGCATTCTCCCTGAAAGTAAAAACAGTTATATCATTGCGACAGCTAAGAATGGTCTTTATAAGTATCAGGATGGAATAGGAATCAGTCGGTGGAATATTCCAGCGAATAATCTCTTGTCGACAAGTCAAGTTAATAATGGGGTTTTATTGTTCAATAATTATTATGCTTATGGAACCATTCTAAGTGGATTGATCATTATCAATAAACAAGGTGATATCATCCAACATCTTAATAAACAAAATGGCTTGCAAAACAATACTGTTCTCTCCTTGATTCAAGATCGTCAGCAGCAAATATGGACAGGACTTGATAATGGAATCGACCGCATCGACATCCAGTCACCTCTTTATTATTATACCGATGTTAATGGTTCCTTAGGAACAATCTATACCGCAAAAGTATTCGAGAACAAGTTATATGTGGGTACAAATCAAGGCTTGTTCTATAGCGATTGGTCTCCCGATATGAAAAATAATAAGTTGCGATTTCAATTTGTACCGAACTCACAAGGTCAAGTATGGGATCTTTCTATCATCAATCAGCAATTGATCTGTGGACATAATGATGGAACTTTTCGAGTAAATGGCAACCAATTGGATAAAATATCGGATATCACTGGAGGATGGGTTTTAAAACAGATTCCTAATCACGCTAACTTGTTCATTCAGGCAAATTATACAGGTATCAGCTTTTTCCAGAAAGCGGGAAATGGTTTGGTATTTAAAAATCGGATCAAAAGCCTCACGAAACCCATTACACATCTGGAATATAAGGGTGGAACGGAGTTTTGGGCGACTGGATTTGAAGGATTACAATTGCTTCAATTTGACCCTTCCTATACACAGGTGGTCAAAAATAGATTATATACGAAGACTAATGCTCCTGGTCTTCAAAAAAACACACATGTTTTCAAATTGAATCAAACTTTTGTATTTACTTCCGATTTGGGTTTATTCAGGTACGATGAGTTATCGGATAAGTTTCAACCTTATTCCTTTTTAAATGAAAAGTTAGGAAGTTTTGCCTCTTCTTCTAAAATCATTCCTGCGCAAGAACAAAATTCTTATTGGTTTATGAACAAGGGTAAGCTTGCCTATGTACAATTTCAGGATCAGGCAAAAATCAGTATCGATACGAGCAGTTTGCGGGTATTGAATCATCGCATGATTAATGATTATGAATTTGTAACAGCTGTTGCTCCATCGCTGTACCTGATCAGCTTAGATAACGGATTTGCTCTTTATAATAACAAAAATAAAATACCTGCTTTTTCAAAAGGTCAAAAGCCTATTATTCGGGAATTATTAAATATTTCGCAATCCCCTGTAGCGATAAACGTCGATAAAGATGGCTTGATTGAAATTCCATTTCGAGATAATAATATTCGCATTCATTACG encodes the following:
- a CDS encoding transcriptional regulator, giving the protein MLISKSFTLTFFTALLLFWSCPFAYSQQISSLEQPWIQQYSKFSYKAGNQNWGLAVHPNGFIYVANTEGLLEFDGQSWKLFPLPNKGIIRSVAIATDGKIYTGGYAEFGYWERNGIGPLSYHSLSQEQRNSTLQQDEIWKIIIQKDQILFQSFARIYRLKNKKVTTLLGNGQPFLFIHHANDKVFIEKIPDGLFELQGDQFIPVQGKELLANQHILSILPESKNSYIIATAKNGLYKYQDGIGISRWNIPANNLLSTSQVNNGVLLFNNYYAYGTILSGLIIINKQGDIIQHLNKQNGLQNNTVLSLIQDRQQQIWTGLDNGIDRIDIQSPLYYYTDVNGSLGTIYTAKVFENKLYVGTNQGLFYSDWSPDMKNNKLRFQFVPNSQGQVWDLSIINQQLICGHNDGTFRVNGNQLDKISDITGGWVLKQIPNHANLFIQANYTGISFFQKAGNGLVFKNRIKSLTKPITHLEYKGGTEFWATGFEGLQLLQFDPSYTQVVKNRLYTKTNAPGLQKNTHVFKLNQTFVFTSDLGLFRYDELSDKFQPYSFLNEKLGSFASSSKIIPAQEQNSYWFMNKGKLAYVQFQDQAKISIDTSSLRVLNHRMINDYEFVTAVAPSLYLISLDNGFALYNNKNKIPAFSKGQKPIIRELLNISQSPVAINVDKDGLIEIPFRDNNIRIHYAMPWFSSTPIEFQYYLEGHSNDWSAWTEDFQKEFTNLQPQQYTFHVRARLPNGQITEQTDLTFTILSPWYQTWWAYLLYIGLFFIALYYFQKKYQQKLKSHQNLIQRKLAEEQSKLIEQEVKENEKRIVELKNEQLEKELDNKNRELANSAMSIVYKNQLLTNIHEELMDLKDKDGQKLSSDQLRKISKIIDEAYDDDQDWNIFEKSFDEAHENFFKKLKQNHPTLVPNDLKLCAYLRMNMSSKEIASLLNITTRGVEIRRYRLRKKLNIPTEKNLTEFLLEV